In Oreochromis niloticus isolate F11D_XX linkage group LG5, O_niloticus_UMD_NMBU, whole genome shotgun sequence, a single window of DNA contains:
- the plekha6 gene encoding pleckstrin homology domain-containing family A member 6 isoform X8, whose protein sequence is MKLLTFNYLGVLQLFYQHRTAMKHPDTTVFINHGMETKPPYSQTQQNPHIQTKNETDTNLALHSNINGVDSPGTPARSNLCSHINDRMEGKSVEAEGGRTTPPPSAMPLNSSSKPPPSKSHSRHQPAKGHEEPGVVLSYDPREQQENVVLRRGFVPRTAPERLAQRKCSMAQLQQWVNQRRGMASQEDINRPPSYYSVNQEVSAGYYNFVDEYSLYLPGVRPDSICSMSAVGGYDRLWTIEQKRHSLRDEPHRLYRKQMPQDQWGPQYYGGMETSMRSLFIQPRSRSVPRSPSSSSRRPYSPASCTYASPARSPSNCFDGFSGRMTEDAIYPPVYSLRRSFSSPKYNYHGDRRSLSQGLYHHNYPVSPSVHSKMEDILDFQLQRNLDYLDQQVPPFQDINYRELHPTLKLNEIETSKLLGRLCEQNQILKDHEAVVHRLRMNKDSLEEALLATHQEMEIYHNQPLIMEKLQFKKETQQNQLINIRGELSQASSALTTACMEFEALEDEANAIHGDLWEQLNAGGQSELVRRHIQKEFWRVQDVLEGLQKNSLSRGINTAKGRVDSGASGSFTTNSPASPLSSVSLTSPLSPYSPVPVCQASPTKELGLEETVPPRPPLPKSYYPLDPSYTFPPSIPTLPFDSTTWPHSFGIDVDYLGGEDSDFRKPKFGELNNVSDVQEQAQDRQSTVNKVGIVPPRTKSPTDESQRNFTEVHRRNSRVLNGVSRERPKSAAFPAEIKMKMSVEEQNERLRRNQSSSMRDKRRSLNLSGGQSPANYKVVRRRLTAHEIDIKDLEKAVRGQGQESPQEEIARLRRLQIEPEHYNISNEMAPDKVLIPEHYLDVENDAPLSPEEQKEKKKKLERIKTLIAKSNLQNMVPLLDGPVEGGAPASSQQQLQEQEKRIEISCALAAEASRRSRLLSAQCASSSPISPTNIVSPPSSADFPNSTHTMKV, encoded by the exons ATGAAGCTTTTGACCTTTAATTACCTGGGCGTGCTTCAACTCTTTTATCAGCACAGaactgcaat GAAACACCCAGACACGACAGTTTTTATCAACCACGGCATGGAGACAAAGCCTCCTTACTCACAAACACAACAGAAtccacacatacaaacaaagaATGAAACTGACACCAACCTGGCCCTCCACTCTAATATCAATGGGGTTGACAGCCCTGGAACACCTGCACGCTCAAACCTTTGCTCTCACATAAATGATAGAATGGAAGGAAAAAGTGTAGAAGCTGAAGGGGGAAGAACAACGCCTCCTCCTAGTGCCATGCCCCTCAACAGCAGTAGTAAACCCCCTCCATCCAAGAGTCACAGTAGACATCAACCAGCTAAGGGACATGAAGAGCCAGGTGTTGTTTTATCATATGACCCCAGGGAACAGCAGGAGAATGTGGTGCTGAGGAGAGGTTTTGTCCCAAGGACAGCTCCAGAGAGGTTGGCCCAAAGAAAGTGCTCAATGGCTCAGCTGCAACAGTGGGTCAACCAGCGGCGGGGCATGGCCTCGCAAGAAGACATCAACAG GCCACCCTCTTACTATTCTGTGAACCAAGAAGTCTCAGCTGGCTACTATAACTTTGTGGACGAATACTCTTTGTACCTACCAGGGGTCCGACCAGACAGCATCTGCTCTATGTCTGCTGTGGGGGGCTATGACAGACTATGGACTATTGAGCAAAAGCGACACTCTCTGAGGGATGAACCCCACCGGTTGTACAGGAAACAGATGCCCCAAGACCAATGGGGGCCACAGTACTATGGAGGAATGGAAACATCCATGAGGAGCCTGTTTATTCAGCCACGCTCCAGGTCTGTGCCCAGATCACCATCCTCATCATCAAGGCGGCCCTATTCACCAGCGTCATGCACCTATGCCTCACCTGCTCGATCTCCATCCAATTGTTTTGACGGGTTTTCAGGGAGGATGACAGAAGACGCAATCTATCCACCAGTCTACAGTCTGAGAAGATCTTTCAGCTCCCCAAAG TATAACTACCATGGTGATAGGAGGTCATTAAGCCAAGGATTATACCACCACAACTACCCTGTATCCCCTTCTGTTCACAGTAAAATG GAGGATATATTAGATTTTCAGCTCCAGCGCAACCTGGATTACCTCGATCAACAG GTGCCTCCTTTCCAGGATATAAACTACAGAGAACTGCATCCTACACTGAAACTCAATGAGATCGAAACCAGT AAGCTCTTGGGGCGATTATGTGAGCAGAACCAGATTTTGAAAGACCATGAGGCAGTTGTCCACAGACTGAGAATGAATAAG GACAGCCTAGAGGAAGCACTGTTGGCGACTCATCAGGAAATGGAGATATACCATAACCAGCCTTTAATCATGGAAAAGCTGCAGTTCAAAAAGGAAACCCAGCAGAATCAGCTGATTAACATCAGAGGGGAGCTCTCCCAGGCCTCCAGT GCTTTAACAACTGCTTGCATGGAGTTTGAAGCATTAGAGGATGAGGCCAATGCCATCCATGGAGACCTGTGGGAGCAGCTTAATGCAGGAGGACAG agtgaATTAGTTCGGAGGCACATCCAAAAAGAGTtttggagagtccaggatgtatTAGAAGGTCTGCAAAAGAACAGCTTATCCAGAGGCATTAACACAGCCAAGGGTAgag ttgACAGTGGTGCATCAGGCTCCTTTACCACCAATAGTCCAGCAAGCCCCCTGAGCTCAGTAAGCCTTACCAGCCCGCTGAGCCCTTACTCCCCAGTGCCTGTTTGCCAGGCTTCTCCAACCAAGGAGTTGGGTCTTGAG GAAACTGTTCCCCCTAGGCCTCCCCTCCCCAAATCCTATTACCCATTGGATCCCTCCTATACCTTTCCTCCCTCCATCCCTACCCTGCCTTTTGACAGCACAACCTGGCCACACAGCTTCGGCATCGATGTTGATTACCTTGGTGGTGAAGATTCTGACTTCAGAAAG CCCAAGTTTGGAGAATTGAACAATGTCAGCGATGTTCAGGAGCAGGCCCAGGACAGGCAGTCCACCGTGAATAAAG TTGGCATTGTTCCTCCTAGAACCAAATCCCCCACTGATGAATCACAGAGGAACTTTACTGAAGTTCATCGCCGTAACAGCAGAGTGCTTAATGGAGTCTCCAGG GAGCGCCCAAAAAGTGCTGCATTTCCTGCAGAAATTAAGATGAAGATGAGTGTGGAGGAGCAGAATGAGCGACTTCGTCGCAACCAGAGCAGCTCTATGAGGGACAAAAGGAGAAGCTTAAACCTGTCAGGAGGCCAGTCTCCAGCCAATTACAAAGTG GTTCGTAGGCGGCTGACAGCTCATGAGATTGACATCAAAGATTTAGAGAAGGCAGTTCGAGGACAGGGGCAAGAGTCACCACAGGAAGAAATTGCTCGTCTGAGACGTTTACAGATTGAACCAGAACATTACAACATCAGCAACGAG ATGGCTCCTGACAAGGTTCTGATTCCTGAGCACTACCTGGATGTGGAGAATGACGCTCCCTTGAGCCCAGAGGagcagaaggagaagaagaagaaactagAGCGAATCAAGACCCTTATTGCCAAATCAAA TCTGCAGAATATGGTTCCCCTTCTGGACGGCCCAGTGGAGGGTGGAGCTCCAGCCAGCTCCCAGCAGCAGTTGCAGGAGCAAGAGAAGCGTATTGAGATCTCCTGTGCTCTAGCTGCTGAGGCCTCTCGTCGTAGTCGCCTTCTCTCTG CTCAGTGTGCCTCCAGTTCTCCCAtctccccaacaaacatagTTTCTCCCCCTTCCTCGGCTGACTTTCCCAACTCTACCCACACCATGAAGGTGTGA
- the plekha6 gene encoding pleckstrin homology domain-containing family A member 6 isoform X3 gives MIYPGDNAEVSCGQKSQMSHRPRLAATFGKCNISMHRNCKAEVTKQGSLYKKANSGLKQWKKRWFLLTDRCLFYFKDDEEDIVLGSLPLLSFQIGGVEPSENITCKFAFKAEHAGTRTYYFSTDSHAEQEEWIRALSDAAEVNSQPANSSNPLIQCIIRTSRRMKLLTFNYLGVLQLFYQHRTAMKHPDTTVFINHGMETKPPYSQTQQNPHIQTKNETDTNLALHSNINGVDSPGTPARSNLCSHINDRMEGKSVEAEGGRTTPPPSAMPLNSSSKPPPSKSHSRHQPAKGHEEPGVVLSYDPREQQENVVLRRGFVPRTAPERLAQRKCSMAQLQQWVNQRRGMASQEDINRPPSYYSVNQEVSAGYYNFVDEYSLYLPGVRPDSICSMSAVGGYDRLWTIEQKRHSLRDEPHRLYRKQMPQDQWGPQYYGGMETSMRSLFIQPRSRSVPRSPSSSSRRPYSPASCTYASPARSPSNCFDGFSGRMTEDAIYPPVYSLRRSFSSPKYNYHGDRRSLSQGLYHHNYPVSPSVHSKMEDILDFQLQRNLDYLDQQVPPFQDINYRELHPTLKLNEIETSKLLGRLCEQNQILKDHEAVVHRLRMNKDSLEEALLATHQEMEIYHNQPLIMEKLQFKKETQQNQLINIRGELSQASSALTTACMEFEALEDEANAIHGDLWEQLNAGGQSELVRRHIQKEFWRVQDVLEGLQKNSLSRGINTAKGRVDSGASGSFTTNSPASPLSSVSLTSPLSPYSPVPVCQASPTKELGLEETVPPRPPLPKSYYPLDPSYTFPPSIPTLPFDSTTWPHSFGIDVDYLGGEDSDFRKPKFGELNNVSDVQEQAQDRQSTVNKVGIVPPRTKSPTDESQRNFTEVHRRNSRVLNGVSRERPKSAAFPAEIKMKMSVEEQNERLRRNQSSSMRDKRRSLNLSGGQSPANYKVVRRRLTAHEIDIKDLEKAVRGQGQESPQEEIARLRRLQIEPEHYNISNEMAPDKVLIPEHYLDVENDAPLSPEEQKEKKKKLERIKTLIAKSNLQNMVPLLDGPVEGGAPASSQQQLQEQEKRIEISCALAAEASRRSRLLSAQCASSSPISPTNIVSPPSSADFPNSTHTMKV, from the exons GCGGAGCATGCCGGGACCAGGACATACTATTTCAGCACAGACAGCCATGCAGAACAGGAAGAGTGGATCAGAGCCCTGAGTGATGCTGCTGAGGTCAATAGTCAACCAGCAAACAG CTCTAACCCACTTATCCAATGTATCATCCGGACCTCACGCCGAATGAAGCTTTTGACCTTTAATTACCTGGGCGTGCTTCAACTCTTTTATCAGCACAGaactgcaat GAAACACCCAGACACGACAGTTTTTATCAACCACGGCATGGAGACAAAGCCTCCTTACTCACAAACACAACAGAAtccacacatacaaacaaagaATGAAACTGACACCAACCTGGCCCTCCACTCTAATATCAATGGGGTTGACAGCCCTGGAACACCTGCACGCTCAAACCTTTGCTCTCACATAAATGATAGAATGGAAGGAAAAAGTGTAGAAGCTGAAGGGGGAAGAACAACGCCTCCTCCTAGTGCCATGCCCCTCAACAGCAGTAGTAAACCCCCTCCATCCAAGAGTCACAGTAGACATCAACCAGCTAAGGGACATGAAGAGCCAGGTGTTGTTTTATCATATGACCCCAGGGAACAGCAGGAGAATGTGGTGCTGAGGAGAGGTTTTGTCCCAAGGACAGCTCCAGAGAGGTTGGCCCAAAGAAAGTGCTCAATGGCTCAGCTGCAACAGTGGGTCAACCAGCGGCGGGGCATGGCCTCGCAAGAAGACATCAACAG GCCACCCTCTTACTATTCTGTGAACCAAGAAGTCTCAGCTGGCTACTATAACTTTGTGGACGAATACTCTTTGTACCTACCAGGGGTCCGACCAGACAGCATCTGCTCTATGTCTGCTGTGGGGGGCTATGACAGACTATGGACTATTGAGCAAAAGCGACACTCTCTGAGGGATGAACCCCACCGGTTGTACAGGAAACAGATGCCCCAAGACCAATGGGGGCCACAGTACTATGGAGGAATGGAAACATCCATGAGGAGCCTGTTTATTCAGCCACGCTCCAGGTCTGTGCCCAGATCACCATCCTCATCATCAAGGCGGCCCTATTCACCAGCGTCATGCACCTATGCCTCACCTGCTCGATCTCCATCCAATTGTTTTGACGGGTTTTCAGGGAGGATGACAGAAGACGCAATCTATCCACCAGTCTACAGTCTGAGAAGATCTTTCAGCTCCCCAAAG TATAACTACCATGGTGATAGGAGGTCATTAAGCCAAGGATTATACCACCACAACTACCCTGTATCCCCTTCTGTTCACAGTAAAATG GAGGATATATTAGATTTTCAGCTCCAGCGCAACCTGGATTACCTCGATCAACAG GTGCCTCCTTTCCAGGATATAAACTACAGAGAACTGCATCCTACACTGAAACTCAATGAGATCGAAACCAGT AAGCTCTTGGGGCGATTATGTGAGCAGAACCAGATTTTGAAAGACCATGAGGCAGTTGTCCACAGACTGAGAATGAATAAG GACAGCCTAGAGGAAGCACTGTTGGCGACTCATCAGGAAATGGAGATATACCATAACCAGCCTTTAATCATGGAAAAGCTGCAGTTCAAAAAGGAAACCCAGCAGAATCAGCTGATTAACATCAGAGGGGAGCTCTCCCAGGCCTCCAGT GCTTTAACAACTGCTTGCATGGAGTTTGAAGCATTAGAGGATGAGGCCAATGCCATCCATGGAGACCTGTGGGAGCAGCTTAATGCAGGAGGACAG agtgaATTAGTTCGGAGGCACATCCAAAAAGAGTtttggagagtccaggatgtatTAGAAGGTCTGCAAAAGAACAGCTTATCCAGAGGCATTAACACAGCCAAGGGTAgag ttgACAGTGGTGCATCAGGCTCCTTTACCACCAATAGTCCAGCAAGCCCCCTGAGCTCAGTAAGCCTTACCAGCCCGCTGAGCCCTTACTCCCCAGTGCCTGTTTGCCAGGCTTCTCCAACCAAGGAGTTGGGTCTTGAG GAAACTGTTCCCCCTAGGCCTCCCCTCCCCAAATCCTATTACCCATTGGATCCCTCCTATACCTTTCCTCCCTCCATCCCTACCCTGCCTTTTGACAGCACAACCTGGCCACACAGCTTCGGCATCGATGTTGATTACCTTGGTGGTGAAGATTCTGACTTCAGAAAG CCCAAGTTTGGAGAATTGAACAATGTCAGCGATGTTCAGGAGCAGGCCCAGGACAGGCAGTCCACCGTGAATAAAG TTGGCATTGTTCCTCCTAGAACCAAATCCCCCACTGATGAATCACAGAGGAACTTTACTGAAGTTCATCGCCGTAACAGCAGAGTGCTTAATGGAGTCTCCAGG GAGCGCCCAAAAAGTGCTGCATTTCCTGCAGAAATTAAGATGAAGATGAGTGTGGAGGAGCAGAATGAGCGACTTCGTCGCAACCAGAGCAGCTCTATGAGGGACAAAAGGAGAAGCTTAAACCTGTCAGGAGGCCAGTCTCCAGCCAATTACAAAGTG GTTCGTAGGCGGCTGACAGCTCATGAGATTGACATCAAAGATTTAGAGAAGGCAGTTCGAGGACAGGGGCAAGAGTCACCACAGGAAGAAATTGCTCGTCTGAGACGTTTACAGATTGAACCAGAACATTACAACATCAGCAACGAG ATGGCTCCTGACAAGGTTCTGATTCCTGAGCACTACCTGGATGTGGAGAATGACGCTCCCTTGAGCCCAGAGGagcagaaggagaagaagaagaaactagAGCGAATCAAGACCCTTATTGCCAAATCAAA TCTGCAGAATATGGTTCCCCTTCTGGACGGCCCAGTGGAGGGTGGAGCTCCAGCCAGCTCCCAGCAGCAGTTGCAGGAGCAAGAGAAGCGTATTGAGATCTCCTGTGCTCTAGCTGCTGAGGCCTCTCGTCGTAGTCGCCTTCTCTCTG CTCAGTGTGCCTCCAGTTCTCCCAtctccccaacaaacatagTTTCTCCCCCTTCCTCGGCTGACTTTCCCAACTCTACCCACACCATGAAGGTGTGA
- the plekha6 gene encoding pleckstrin homology domain-containing family A member 6 isoform X5 has protein sequence MSHRPRLAATFGKCNISMHRNCKAEVTKQGSLYKKANSGLKQWKKRWFLLTDRCLFYFKDDEEDIVLGSLPLLSFQIGGVEPSENITCKFAFKAEHAGTRTYYFSTDSHAEQEEWIRALSDAAEVNSQPANSSNPLIQCIIRTSRRMKLLTFNYLGVLQLFYQHRTAMKHPDTTVFINHGMETKPPYSQTQQNPHIQTKNETDTNLALHSNINGVDSPGTPARSNLCSHINDRMEGKSVEAEGGRTTPPPSAMPLNSSSKPPPSKSHSRHQPAKGHEEPGVVLSYDPREQQENVVLRRGFVPRTAPERLAQRKCSMAQLQQWVNQRRGMASQEDINRPPSYYSVNQEVSAGYYNFVDEYSLYLPGVRPDSICSMSAVGGYDRLWTIEQKRHSLRDEPHRLYRKQMPQDQWGPQYYGGMETSMRSLFIQPRSRSVPRSPSSSSRRPYSPASCTYASPARSPSNCFDGFSGRMTEDAIYPPVYSLRRSFSSPKYNYHGDRRSLSQGLYHHNYPVSPSVHSKMEDILDFQLQRNLDYLDQQVPPFQDINYRELHPTLKLNEIETSKLLGRLCEQNQILKDHEAVVHRLRMNKDSLEEALLATHQEMEIYHNQPLIMEKLQFKKETQQNQLINIRGELSQASSALTTACMEFEALEDEANAIHGDLWEQLNAGGQSELVRRHIQKEFWRVQDVLEGLQKNSLSRGINTAKGRVDSGASGSFTTNSPASPLSSVSLTSPLSPYSPVPVCQASPTKELGLEETVPPRPPLPKSYYPLDPSYTFPPSIPTLPFDSTTWPHSFGIDVDYLGGEDSDFRKPKFGELNNVSDVQEQAQDRQSTVNKVGIVPPRTKSPTDESQRNFTEVHRRNSRVLNGVSRERPKSAAFPAEIKMKMSVEEQNERLRRNQSSSMRDKRRSLNLSGGQSPANYKVVRRRLTAHEIDIKDLEKAVRGQGQESPQEEIARLRRLQIEPEHYNISNEMAPDKVLIPEHYLDVENDAPLSPEEQKEKKKKLERIKTLIAKSNLQNMVPLLDGPVEGGAPASSQQQLQEQEKRIEISCALAAEASRRSRLLSAQCASSSPISPTNIVSPPSSADFPNSTHTMKV, from the exons GCGGAGCATGCCGGGACCAGGACATACTATTTCAGCACAGACAGCCATGCAGAACAGGAAGAGTGGATCAGAGCCCTGAGTGATGCTGCTGAGGTCAATAGTCAACCAGCAAACAG CTCTAACCCACTTATCCAATGTATCATCCGGACCTCACGCCGAATGAAGCTTTTGACCTTTAATTACCTGGGCGTGCTTCAACTCTTTTATCAGCACAGaactgcaat GAAACACCCAGACACGACAGTTTTTATCAACCACGGCATGGAGACAAAGCCTCCTTACTCACAAACACAACAGAAtccacacatacaaacaaagaATGAAACTGACACCAACCTGGCCCTCCACTCTAATATCAATGGGGTTGACAGCCCTGGAACACCTGCACGCTCAAACCTTTGCTCTCACATAAATGATAGAATGGAAGGAAAAAGTGTAGAAGCTGAAGGGGGAAGAACAACGCCTCCTCCTAGTGCCATGCCCCTCAACAGCAGTAGTAAACCCCCTCCATCCAAGAGTCACAGTAGACATCAACCAGCTAAGGGACATGAAGAGCCAGGTGTTGTTTTATCATATGACCCCAGGGAACAGCAGGAGAATGTGGTGCTGAGGAGAGGTTTTGTCCCAAGGACAGCTCCAGAGAGGTTGGCCCAAAGAAAGTGCTCAATGGCTCAGCTGCAACAGTGGGTCAACCAGCGGCGGGGCATGGCCTCGCAAGAAGACATCAACAG GCCACCCTCTTACTATTCTGTGAACCAAGAAGTCTCAGCTGGCTACTATAACTTTGTGGACGAATACTCTTTGTACCTACCAGGGGTCCGACCAGACAGCATCTGCTCTATGTCTGCTGTGGGGGGCTATGACAGACTATGGACTATTGAGCAAAAGCGACACTCTCTGAGGGATGAACCCCACCGGTTGTACAGGAAACAGATGCCCCAAGACCAATGGGGGCCACAGTACTATGGAGGAATGGAAACATCCATGAGGAGCCTGTTTATTCAGCCACGCTCCAGGTCTGTGCCCAGATCACCATCCTCATCATCAAGGCGGCCCTATTCACCAGCGTCATGCACCTATGCCTCACCTGCTCGATCTCCATCCAATTGTTTTGACGGGTTTTCAGGGAGGATGACAGAAGACGCAATCTATCCACCAGTCTACAGTCTGAGAAGATCTTTCAGCTCCCCAAAG TATAACTACCATGGTGATAGGAGGTCATTAAGCCAAGGATTATACCACCACAACTACCCTGTATCCCCTTCTGTTCACAGTAAAATG GAGGATATATTAGATTTTCAGCTCCAGCGCAACCTGGATTACCTCGATCAACAG GTGCCTCCTTTCCAGGATATAAACTACAGAGAACTGCATCCTACACTGAAACTCAATGAGATCGAAACCAGT AAGCTCTTGGGGCGATTATGTGAGCAGAACCAGATTTTGAAAGACCATGAGGCAGTTGTCCACAGACTGAGAATGAATAAG GACAGCCTAGAGGAAGCACTGTTGGCGACTCATCAGGAAATGGAGATATACCATAACCAGCCTTTAATCATGGAAAAGCTGCAGTTCAAAAAGGAAACCCAGCAGAATCAGCTGATTAACATCAGAGGGGAGCTCTCCCAGGCCTCCAGT GCTTTAACAACTGCTTGCATGGAGTTTGAAGCATTAGAGGATGAGGCCAATGCCATCCATGGAGACCTGTGGGAGCAGCTTAATGCAGGAGGACAG agtgaATTAGTTCGGAGGCACATCCAAAAAGAGTtttggagagtccaggatgtatTAGAAGGTCTGCAAAAGAACAGCTTATCCAGAGGCATTAACACAGCCAAGGGTAgag ttgACAGTGGTGCATCAGGCTCCTTTACCACCAATAGTCCAGCAAGCCCCCTGAGCTCAGTAAGCCTTACCAGCCCGCTGAGCCCTTACTCCCCAGTGCCTGTTTGCCAGGCTTCTCCAACCAAGGAGTTGGGTCTTGAG GAAACTGTTCCCCCTAGGCCTCCCCTCCCCAAATCCTATTACCCATTGGATCCCTCCTATACCTTTCCTCCCTCCATCCCTACCCTGCCTTTTGACAGCACAACCTGGCCACACAGCTTCGGCATCGATGTTGATTACCTTGGTGGTGAAGATTCTGACTTCAGAAAG CCCAAGTTTGGAGAATTGAACAATGTCAGCGATGTTCAGGAGCAGGCCCAGGACAGGCAGTCCACCGTGAATAAAG TTGGCATTGTTCCTCCTAGAACCAAATCCCCCACTGATGAATCACAGAGGAACTTTACTGAAGTTCATCGCCGTAACAGCAGAGTGCTTAATGGAGTCTCCAGG GAGCGCCCAAAAAGTGCTGCATTTCCTGCAGAAATTAAGATGAAGATGAGTGTGGAGGAGCAGAATGAGCGACTTCGTCGCAACCAGAGCAGCTCTATGAGGGACAAAAGGAGAAGCTTAAACCTGTCAGGAGGCCAGTCTCCAGCCAATTACAAAGTG GTTCGTAGGCGGCTGACAGCTCATGAGATTGACATCAAAGATTTAGAGAAGGCAGTTCGAGGACAGGGGCAAGAGTCACCACAGGAAGAAATTGCTCGTCTGAGACGTTTACAGATTGAACCAGAACATTACAACATCAGCAACGAG ATGGCTCCTGACAAGGTTCTGATTCCTGAGCACTACCTGGATGTGGAGAATGACGCTCCCTTGAGCCCAGAGGagcagaaggagaagaagaagaaactagAGCGAATCAAGACCCTTATTGCCAAATCAAA TCTGCAGAATATGGTTCCCCTTCTGGACGGCCCAGTGGAGGGTGGAGCTCCAGCCAGCTCCCAGCAGCAGTTGCAGGAGCAAGAGAAGCGTATTGAGATCTCCTGTGCTCTAGCTGCTGAGGCCTCTCGTCGTAGTCGCCTTCTCTCTG CTCAGTGTGCCTCCAGTTCTCCCAtctccccaacaaacatagTTTCTCCCCCTTCCTCGGCTGACTTTCCCAACTCTACCCACACCATGAAGGTGTGA